The following are encoded in a window of Massilia sp. R2A-15 genomic DNA:
- a CDS encoding sulfurtransferase TusA family protein, whose protein sequence is MEYQKDLDARGLNCPLPILKAKKALAEMQTGEVLRIVATDSGSVRDFQAFAKQTGNALLAHSQNGLEFTFLMRRK, encoded by the coding sequence ATGGAATACCAGAAGGATCTCGATGCGCGCGGCCTGAATTGCCCCTTGCCGATTCTGAAGGCGAAAAAGGCGCTGGCCGAAATGCAAACCGGCGAGGTGCTGCGCATCGTCGCCACCGACTCCGGTTCCGTGCGCGATTTCCAGGCGTTTGCCAAGCAGACCGGCAACGCGCTGCTGGCGCACAGCCAGAACGGCCTGGAATTCACGTTCCTCATGCGCCGCAAGTAA
- a CDS encoding Ig-like domain-containing protein: MRSNTRTSSAFPLRDLAAASLLCCAATAASAATLSVGPGKTYATPCSALTRAAAGDVVEITGGTTYSGDVCTVTASNLTIRGVNGRPAINANGANAGGKGTWVITGNNVVVENVEMFGAKVPDQNGAALRLEGVNFTLRNSFLHDNENGILSGAQTTSNILIEGSEFGHNGYGTGYTHNLYIGNAASLTFRNNYSHDANVGHNLKSRAMVNTIAYNRFSSSAPGVAGSGQPSYEIDLPNAGTSYVIGNVIQQPSANQNPGMLAYGEEGATNPGKDLYVVNNTFLNEDSSHGTFVLVGSGVTVPALLQNNIFGGTGTVSTQASSIDRTNYRSVAPGFVDRANYDLHPTANIQVINAGTAPGVSASGVSLVPVMQYVHVAQSQARPSDGKIDIGAYEAAPTATPTPTPTPTPTPTPTPTPTPTPTPTPTPGPTADVTPPKVAFAAPLAGGTTKRSFSVSVSATDDRAVAKIALFVDGAKVAEQPGAKLTKSVSVRTGTHTLSATAYDTSNNVATTSISVKSGR, translated from the coding sequence ATGCGCTCGAACACCCGCACTTCATCCGCCTTTCCCCTGCGCGATCTCGCCGCCGCCTCGCTCCTGTGCTGTGCAGCAACCGCCGCCTCCGCCGCGACCCTGTCGGTCGGCCCTGGCAAGACCTACGCCACGCCGTGCAGCGCCCTCACGCGCGCCGCGGCCGGCGACGTGGTCGAAATCACCGGCGGGACCACCTATTCCGGCGACGTCTGCACCGTGACGGCGAGCAACCTGACGATTCGCGGCGTGAATGGCCGCCCCGCGATTAACGCCAACGGCGCGAACGCCGGCGGCAAAGGCACCTGGGTCATCACCGGCAACAATGTCGTCGTCGAGAATGTGGAGATGTTTGGCGCCAAGGTGCCGGACCAGAACGGCGCCGCGCTGCGCCTCGAAGGCGTCAACTTCACCCTGCGCAACAGCTTTTTGCATGACAACGAAAACGGCATCCTGAGCGGCGCGCAAACGACCAGCAACATCCTGATCGAAGGCAGCGAATTCGGCCACAACGGCTACGGCACCGGCTATACCCACAACCTGTACATCGGCAACGCGGCCAGCCTGACCTTCCGCAACAACTATTCGCACGATGCGAACGTCGGTCACAACCTGAAGTCGCGCGCGATGGTCAACACCATCGCCTATAACCGCTTCTCGAGCAGCGCCCCGGGCGTCGCCGGCAGCGGCCAGCCAAGCTACGAAATCGACCTGCCGAACGCGGGCACCTCTTACGTCATCGGCAACGTGATCCAGCAGCCTTCGGCCAATCAGAATCCCGGCATGCTGGCCTACGGCGAAGAAGGCGCGACCAATCCTGGCAAGGATCTGTATGTCGTCAACAACACCTTCCTGAACGAGGACAGTTCGCACGGCACCTTCGTGCTGGTGGGTAGCGGCGTGACCGTGCCAGCCCTGCTGCAGAATAATATCTTCGGCGGCACCGGCACCGTAAGCACGCAGGCGTCGAGCATCGACCGGACCAACTACCGTTCGGTGGCGCCAGGGTTCGTCGACCGCGCCAATTACGATTTGCATCCGACTGCAAACATCCAGGTGATCAACGCGGGCACGGCGCCAGGCGTGTCGGCATCGGGCGTCTCGCTCGTTCCGGTCATGCAGTACGTGCATGTTGCGCAAAGCCAGGCGCGTCCGAGCGACGGGAAAATCGATATCGGCGCTTACGAGGCGGCACCAACGGCGACGCCAACGCCAACGCCGACGCCGACGCCGACTCCTACCCCGACCCCGACCCCGACTCCGACGCCAACGCCTACTCCGACGCCAGGACCAACGGCCGACGTAACGCCTCCGAAAGTGGCGTTCGCCGCGCCGCTGGCCGGCGGCACCACCAAGCGCTCGTTCAGCGTTTCAGTGTCGGCCACCGACGATCGCGCGGTCGCGAAAATCGCGTTGTTCGTCGATGGCGCCAAGGTCGCGGAACAGCCCGGTGCAAAGTTGACCAAATCGGTGAGCGTGCGCACAGGCACGCACACGCTGAGCGCAACGGCTTACGACACGTCGAACAACGTGGCGACGACATCGATTTCGGTCAAGTCCGGGAGATAA
- a CDS encoding electron transfer flavoprotein subunit beta/FixA family protein: MKVLVPVKRVVDYNVKVRVKSDGSGVDIANVKMSMNPFDEIALEEAMRLKEAGKVTEVIAVSCGVTQSQETLRTGMAIGADRAILVETTAELEPLAVAKLLKAVADKEAPQLIILGKQAIDDDSNQTGQMLAALLGWPQATFASKVVLEEGKVTVTREVDGGLETLALTLPAIVTTDLRLNEPRYVTLPNIMKAKKKPLDVVKPEDLGVDVAPRLKTLKVVEPAKRSAGIKVPDAATLVAKLRTEAKVI; this comes from the coding sequence ATGAAAGTCCTGGTCCCCGTCAAACGTGTGGTCGACTACAACGTCAAGGTCCGCGTCAAATCCGATGGCAGCGGCGTCGATATCGCCAACGTCAAAATGTCGATGAATCCGTTCGACGAGATCGCGCTTGAAGAAGCGATGCGCCTGAAGGAAGCCGGCAAGGTCACCGAAGTGATCGCAGTGTCGTGCGGCGTGACGCAGTCCCAGGAAACCCTGCGCACCGGCATGGCGATCGGCGCCGACCGCGCGATCCTGGTCGAGACGACGGCCGAGCTCGAGCCGCTGGCCGTGGCCAAGCTGCTCAAGGCGGTGGCCGACAAGGAAGCGCCGCAGCTGATCATCCTGGGCAAGCAGGCGATCGACGACGACTCGAACCAGACCGGCCAGATGCTGGCGGCCCTGCTGGGCTGGCCGCAGGCGACGTTCGCCTCGAAAGTGGTGCTGGAAGAGGGCAAGGTCACGGTCACCCGCGAAGTCGACGGTGGCCTGGAAACGCTGGCGCTCACGCTGCCGGCCATCGTCACCACCGACCTGCGCCTGAACGAGCCGCGCTACGTGACGCTGCCGAACATCATGAAGGCGAAGAAGAAGCCGCTCGACGTGGTCAAGCCGGAAGACCTGGGCGTGGACGTGGCGCCGCGCCTGAAGACGCTCAAGGTCGTCGAGCCGGCCAAGCGCTCGGCCGGCATCAAGGTGCCTGACGCGGCGACCCTGGTGGCCAAGCTGCGCACCGAAGCCAAAGTTATCTGA
- a CDS encoding electron transfer flavoprotein subunit alpha/FixB family protein, with amino-acid sequence MVALVIAEHDNASLKGSTHHTVTAAAQCGGEVHLLVAGSNCGAAAAQAAAIAGVTKVLVADAPHFADGLAENVAEQVLAVAGAYSHILAPATAYGKNILPRVAAKLDVAQISEITKVDSPDTFERPIYAGNAIATVQSSDKVKVITVRGTGFDSAPATGGSAATETIAAVADSGKSSFVGRELAKSDRPELTAAKVIVSGGRGMGSGENFKILEPLADKLGAAMGASRAAVDAGFVPNDWQVGQTGKIVAPTLYIAVGISGAIQHLAGMKDSKTIVAINKDPEAPIFSVADYGIVGDLFDVVPDLVKQLG; translated from the coding sequence ATGGTCGCATTAGTCATCGCTGAACACGATAACGCATCCCTGAAGGGAAGCACCCACCACACCGTCACCGCTGCCGCACAGTGCGGCGGCGAAGTCCACCTGCTGGTCGCCGGCAGCAACTGCGGCGCCGCAGCGGCGCAAGCTGCCGCCATCGCCGGCGTCACCAAAGTGCTGGTCGCCGATGCGCCGCACTTTGCCGACGGCCTGGCCGAAAACGTCGCCGAGCAGGTGCTGGCCGTCGCCGGCGCCTACTCGCACATCCTGGCGCCCGCCACCGCCTACGGCAAGAACATCCTGCCGCGCGTGGCCGCCAAGCTGGACGTCGCGCAGATCTCCGAAATCACCAAGGTCGATTCGCCGGATACGTTCGAGCGTCCGATCTACGCCGGCAATGCGATCGCCACCGTGCAGTCGAGCGACAAGGTCAAGGTCATCACCGTACGCGGCACCGGCTTCGATTCGGCGCCGGCCACCGGCGGTTCGGCTGCAACCGAAACCATCGCCGCTGTCGCCGATTCGGGCAAGTCGAGCTTTGTCGGCCGCGAGCTGGCCAAGTCGGACCGTCCGGAACTGACGGCCGCGAAGGTCATCGTATCGGGCGGGCGCGGCATGGGCTCGGGCGAAAACTTCAAGATCCTCGAACCGCTGGCCGACAAGCTGGGCGCGGCGATGGGCGCATCGCGCGCCGCCGTCGACGCCGGCTTCGTGCCGAACGACTGGCAGGTCGGACAGACCGGCAAGATCGTCGCGCCGACGCTGTACATCGCCGTCGGCATCTCGGGCGCGATCCAGCACCTGGCCGGCATGAAGGACTCGAAGACCATCGTCGCCATCAACAAGGATCCGGAAGCGCCGATCTTCTCGGTGGCCGACTACGGCATCGTGGGCGACCTGTTCGACGTGGTGCCCGACCTGGTCAAACAACTGGGCTAA
- a CDS encoding acyl-CoA dehydrogenase has protein sequence MSYKAPLKDMLFVMNELAGLSTINNLPGCEDATADTVEAVLEENAKFCGNVVAPLNHSSDKEPSFWHDGEVTTAGGFKEAFKGFGEAGWQGVQHPSEFGGQGLPKLVATPCIEMLNASSISFALVALLTDGAIEALMTAGSDAQKATYLEPLISGKWTGTMNLTEPQAGSDLAAVRTRAVPQDDGTYKIFGTKIFITYGEHDMAENIIHLVLARTPDAPPGVKGISLFLVPKFMVNADGSLGARNDAHCVSIEHKLGIKSSPTAVLQFGDHGGAIGTLVGEENRGLEYMFIMMNAARFAVGMQGIGLADRAYQQAVAFAKDRVQSRDLAGSAGPVSIIHHPDVRRMLMSMRAHTEAARALAYVGAGISDLAHHHPDADTRKANLAIYEYLVPVIKGWSTEMSQDVTRDGVQVHGGMGFIEETGAAQHYRDAKILTIYEGTTAIQANDLVGRKTVRDGGAVAKSLIAEVRATAEQLQQTGGGDFNAIARQLDEGATALESVVEFMVSTVKSDIKGVYAGSVPYLRLAGIVLGGWQMGRAALVARQKLDDGDGDAAFYKAKIATARFFADHILSQAASLRTAIVEGSAGVLALGEDQF, from the coding sequence GTGAGCTACAAAGCCCCGCTGAAAGACATGCTGTTCGTGATGAACGAACTGGCCGGACTGTCCACCATCAACAACCTGCCAGGCTGCGAAGACGCCACCGCCGACACGGTCGAGGCGGTGCTCGAAGAGAACGCGAAATTCTGCGGCAACGTCGTCGCGCCGCTGAACCACTCCAGCGACAAGGAGCCGAGCTTCTGGCACGACGGCGAGGTCACCACCGCCGGCGGCTTCAAGGAAGCGTTCAAGGGCTTCGGCGAGGCGGGCTGGCAGGGCGTGCAGCATCCGTCCGAATTCGGCGGCCAGGGCTTGCCCAAGCTTGTCGCCACGCCTTGCATCGAAATGCTCAACGCCTCGTCGATCTCGTTCGCGCTGGTGGCGCTGCTGACCGACGGCGCCATCGAGGCGCTGATGACGGCAGGCTCCGACGCGCAGAAGGCGACCTACCTCGAGCCGCTGATCTCCGGCAAATGGACCGGCACGATGAACCTCACCGAGCCGCAGGCCGGCTCCGACCTGGCCGCCGTGCGCACGCGCGCGGTGCCGCAGGACGACGGTACCTACAAGATTTTCGGCACCAAGATCTTCATCACCTACGGCGAGCATGACATGGCCGAGAACATCATCCACCTGGTGCTGGCGCGCACCCCGGATGCGCCTCCGGGCGTGAAGGGCATCTCGCTGTTCCTGGTGCCGAAGTTCATGGTCAACGCCGACGGTTCGCTGGGCGCGCGCAACGACGCGCACTGCGTCTCGATCGAACACAAGCTGGGCATCAAGTCCAGCCCGACCGCTGTGCTGCAGTTCGGCGACCACGGCGGCGCGATCGGCACGCTGGTCGGCGAAGAGAACCGCGGCCTGGAATACATGTTCATCATGATGAACGCGGCGCGTTTCGCCGTCGGCATGCAGGGCATCGGCCTGGCCGACCGCGCGTACCAGCAGGCGGTGGCGTTCGCCAAGGACCGCGTGCAGTCGCGCGACCTGGCCGGTTCGGCCGGCCCTGTGTCGATCATCCATCACCCGGACGTGCGCCGCATGCTGATGTCGATGCGCGCCCACACCGAGGCGGCGCGCGCGCTGGCCTACGTCGGCGCCGGCATCAGCGACCTGGCGCACCACCATCCAGACGCGGATACCCGCAAGGCCAACCTGGCGATCTATGAGTACCTGGTGCCGGTGATCAAAGGCTGGTCGACCGAGATGTCGCAGGACGTCACGCGCGACGGCGTGCAGGTCCATGGCGGCATGGGCTTCATCGAGGAGACGGGCGCGGCGCAGCACTACCGCGACGCCAAGATCCTCACCATCTACGAAGGCACCACCGCGATCCAGGCCAACGACCTGGTGGGCCGCAAGACGGTGCGCGACGGCGGCGCCGTGGCCAAGAGCCTGATCGCCGAAGTGCGCGCGACAGCGGAGCAACTGCAGCAGACCGGCGGCGGCGACTTCAACGCCATCGCGCGCCAGCTGGACGAGGGCGCCACTGCGCTGGAATCGGTGGTGGAGTTCATGGTCTCCACGGTCAAGTCCGACATCAAGGGCGTGTACGCCGGCAGTGTGCCTTACCTGCGCCTGGCCGGCATCGTGCTGGGCGGATGGCAGATGGGCCGCGCGGCGCTGGTGGCGCGGCAGAAGCTCGATGACGGCGACGGCGATGCGGCCTTCTACAAGGCCAAGATCGCCACCGCGCGCTTTTTCGCCGATCACATCCTGTCGCAGGCGGCGAGCCTGCGCACGGCGATCGTCGAAGGCAGCGCCGGCGTGCTGGCGCTGGGCGAAGACCAGTTCTGA
- the rpsP gene encoding 30S ribosomal protein S16 — MVVIRLARGGAKKRPFFNIVATDSRNRRDGRFIERIGFYNPMAAGGEVGLRITADRLAYWQGVGAQLSPTVARLVASQPAVAA; from the coding sequence ATGGTCGTTATTCGTTTAGCTCGTGGAGGCGCCAAGAAGCGCCCGTTCTTCAACATCGTTGCAACGGACTCGCGCAATCGCCGCGACGGCCGCTTCATCGAGCGCATCGGTTTCTACAACCCGATGGCAGCTGGTGGCGAAGTCGGCCTGCGTATCACCGCAGACCGTCTGGCTTACTGGCAAGGCGTTGGCGCACAACTGTCGCCAACCGTTGCACGCCTGGTGGCTTCGCAGCCAGCAGTAGCAGCGTAA
- the rimM gene encoding ribosome maturation factor RimM (Essential for efficient processing of 16S rRNA) has product MTEQQIPDDLVQVGYVSGAYGVTGSIRVTPFSADADALLNVKTWWLDKPGQHAVSVRTAKLHGGDVVAQLVGVVGRDASEALKGAAVTIPRSQFPELPADEFYWSDLIGLDVVNLAGEALGQVNDMMDNGVQSILRITPVAQEGVKAPERLIPYVDQYVRQVDLAGKKITVDWGLDY; this is encoded by the coding sequence TTGACCGAGCAGCAAATCCCCGACGACCTGGTTCAAGTCGGGTACGTGTCGGGCGCCTACGGCGTCACCGGGTCGATTCGGGTCACCCCGTTTTCGGCCGACGCCGACGCGCTGCTGAACGTGAAAACCTGGTGGCTGGATAAACCCGGCCAGCATGCCGTTTCGGTACGGACGGCAAAACTGCACGGCGGCGACGTCGTGGCCCAGTTGGTTGGTGTGGTGGGGCGGGATGCCTCCGAGGCGCTGAAAGGCGCCGCAGTGACGATCCCGCGCAGCCAGTTCCCCGAACTGCCGGCCGATGAATTCTACTGGTCCGACCTGATCGGGCTGGATGTCGTTAACCTCGCGGGCGAAGCGCTCGGCCAGGTGAACGACATGATGGACAATGGCGTGCAATCGATCCTGCGCATTACGCCGGTCGCGCAAGAGGGTGTGAAAGCGCCCGAACGCCTGATCCCGTATGTCGACCAATACGTCAGGCAGGTTGACCTTGCAGGCAAAAAAATTACTGTGGACTGGGGCCTGGATTATTAA
- the trmD gene encoding tRNA (guanosine(37)-N1)-methyltransferase TrmD, with protein sequence MQFDVVSLFPEMFAALTQSGVTRRAFEQQRWGLSLWNPRDFTTDNHRTVDDRPYGGGPGMVMLAKPLEAAIAAAKERQVALGLAAPRVVFMSPQGRPLTHERVMQLKDEPGLVVLCGRYEAVDQRLLDRVVDEEISLGDFVLSGGELPAMALMDAVVRQLPGVLGDDASAVEDSFVNGLLDSPHYTRPETYEGVSVPPVLMGGNHAEIVKWRRQKMLEATARKRPDLLARAREAGILTKADEKFLAGL encoded by the coding sequence ATGCAATTTGACGTCGTGAGCTTGTTTCCCGAGATGTTCGCCGCGTTGACGCAGTCGGGTGTGACCCGCCGCGCCTTCGAGCAGCAGCGCTGGGGCCTGTCGCTGTGGAATCCGCGCGATTTCACCACCGACAATCACCGCACCGTGGACGACCGCCCGTACGGCGGCGGTCCCGGCATGGTGATGCTGGCGAAGCCGCTCGAAGCGGCGATCGCCGCGGCGAAGGAGCGCCAGGTCGCACTGGGCCTTGCCGCGCCGCGCGTGGTGTTCATGTCGCCGCAAGGCCGGCCGCTGACGCACGAGCGGGTGATGCAGTTGAAGGACGAGCCGGGCCTGGTGGTGCTGTGCGGACGCTACGAAGCGGTCGACCAGCGCCTGCTGGACCGGGTAGTCGATGAAGAAATCAGCCTCGGCGATTTCGTGCTGTCCGGCGGCGAACTGCCGGCGATGGCGCTGATGGATGCGGTGGTGCGGCAGTTGCCGGGCGTGCTGGGCGACGACGCTTCGGCGGTCGAAGACAGTTTCGTCAACGGCCTGCTCGATTCGCCGCATTACACGCGCCCCGAGACGTACGAAGGCGTCAGCGTGCCGCCGGTCCTGATGGGTGGCAACCACGCCGAGATCGTCAAGTGGCGGCGCCAGAAGATGTTAGAGGCGACCGCGCGCAAGCGGCCAGACTTATTGGCCAGGGCGCGCGAAGCCGGCATCCTGACGAAAGCCGACGAAAAGTTTTTGGCAGGTTTATAA
- the rplS gene encoding 50S ribosomal protein L19, with protein sequence MNLIQTLEQEEIARLGKTIPDFAPGDTVVVNVNVVEGTRKRAQAYEGVVISRRNRGLNSNFIVRKISSGEGVERTFQLYSPLIASIEVKRRGDVRRAKLYYLRERSGKSARIKEKLPQRKVATPAAAK encoded by the coding sequence ATGAATCTGATTCAAACTCTCGAGCAAGAAGAAATTGCCCGTCTCGGCAAGACTATTCCTGACTTTGCACCAGGCGACACCGTTGTCGTCAACGTCAACGTAGTCGAAGGCACCCGCAAGCGCGCCCAGGCATACGAAGGCGTGGTCATCTCGCGTCGTAACCGTGGCCTGAACTCGAACTTCATCGTTCGCAAGATCTCGTCCGGCGAAGGCGTCGAGCGTACGTTCCAGCTGTACTCCCCGCTGATCGCTTCGATCGAAGTCAAGCGTCGCGGTGACGTCCGTCGCGCCAAGCTGTACTACCTGCGTGAGCGTTCGGGCAAGTCGGCACGTATCAAAGAGAAGCTGCCACAGCGTAAAGTTGCAACTCCAGCCGCTGCCAAGTAA